DNA from Ignavibacteria bacterium:
AGAATTTCTATTATCATAATATACAACGTTGAGTCCTCCATTTTCATCGACTGTTATAAAAGGAAAAAATTGCGAACGACCGTTATTAAGTGGGTCCTGGTTTACTCTTATGCCGGGTGACCACGTGTTTCCGCCGTCAGATGAACGGTGAAAAATAATATCAGGGTCTGCTCCTGCTGGAGGTGAATTTCTCTCCGCAGTAACAATGTAAATCCATCCGTTTCTGTTTCCGCCTGTTTTGTCCACATCCATAATCGGATACCCATTAACACGAATATCCCATGGTGCCAATGTTGAAGTTTTAATTCCATTGCAATCATAAGCCGATTCGTTCACATTCCAGTTATTACCTCCGTTAGTTGATTTTCCAAAACCAATAAAATCTTCATTAAAGGGAGAATTGGTTATTACCGCTGCCCAGGTTGTATAAAGAATTCCGCCTGGTCCTGAAACGACATAAGGAGCAAGCGACTGATGTCCTGCAGGCGTATTATTAACCTGAATATAAGGAACCCAGCTCATTCCCGAATTTGTGGTATATGAAATTACAACCGGTAAAGGTGAAGTAAATTTTGTCCATGCAAGATATGTTCTTCCATAAAAAGGACTGTTTGGAACGTCATCCGTTCCCGGATTCCCTTTATCCTGGTCATTAGTTGCAATAATGCTGTTGGACGACCAATTAATTCCGAGATTAATAGAATAATTTCCATACATACCTGCAATGATTCCGCCTTGATGCGTTAAAATAAAAACTCCGTTCTTATCAATAATAGGACCCGGGTCTCCGCCATGCCCGCTTGTTATTGGAGCTCCCTGACAAGTGTCTGTTCCGAACCATGTTGTTCCGCCATCAGTTGAAGTATATGTTCCTTCACTTCGCAGTGCGCCGCTTAAGGTGTATGCACTTGTAAAAAATATCGAAGAGTTCAATGGATGTTTTACAATTGATGGCTCTATCTGAACGTTACCTGATGGATGAATCCTGTAATTCACATACTGTGAAAGCGAGACTTCTGAATAAAAAAATAAAATTAAAATTATAATATGTTTTGCAAATGTTTTCATAGTCTGATATATTTATAAACGGAAACTTGCATTTAAATTCAGATAAAAATTTCTCGGGTCTCCGGGTTCATAATAACGTCTTTGATTCAGAGGGAACTCAGGGTTTGCATTTATATTTATAAATCCAACGTATTTCTTGTTAAAAATATTATTTACTCCTCCTGAAAGAATGAGTCCTAAATTTCCGATATTATAATTTATTCCTGCAAGAAAATTGGCATAAAAATAACTGTTTGTGCTTTCACTGTTCTGGTCATCGACAAACATTTTACTTACATAATCACAATCAAAAATGAATAAACCTTCCACGTGCTCTGTAATTTCAAACTCATGTTCTGCAATGAAATTTATTAAATGCTGAGGAACCGAAGGAACACGGTTACCGGAATAATTTACGTCAACAGGAGTCCCTATTGAGTCGTAAGTTCTGGCAATATATTCATCATAAACAAAATTTGTGAAAGTATAGTTTAAAATTACATCAAACTTTCTTAAAGGTTCGAATTTTAATCCTAACTCAATACCTGTTCTGTTTGTTTTTGCGGCATTGCGAAAATATGTCTTATCGCTTAAGACAAAGGGAATAATTTCATCATCAATTTGTGTATTAAAAAAAGTAACTTCATAAAAAGCTTTTCTCAAAACTTTTCTGCTTTTATCAACAAATTCTCCCTTAATGCCAAGTTCAAAATTTCTTGACGACTGAGGATTAAGGTCGGGATTTAAAGTTGTGAAGCCGTTATTCGAGCTGCCGGGATAATTTTCAAGCTCTGATGATGAAGGTGTATCAAACCCAAAACCGTATGATGTATAAACAGCGTTGTTAGGATTCAGCTTATAGTTAAATGCAAATTTCGGAGTAAATTTTTGAAAGCTTCTCTGAGAATTTCTTTGTCTGAACAAATCATCATCATTTTGAAAATCTACTTTATCAAATCTTCCGGAAGTTAAAAAATATAATTTCCCTTGTATAAGATTAATTTGGTCCTGAAAATAAAATCCGAGATTATACTGTGACTCCTGATTTTCAGAGCGAAGTTCATCTCCCGGCTGTCCGTTTACATTATTAAACGCAGTTAAAGGACCTGACACAAAAAAATAATCTACTCCCGCAGAAAATTCATTATCGCGCCCGAAGACAGGCATTTTATTTACATATCTGCCGGTTGAGCCAAAAATATTTTTCTTTCTTACACTATATAATGTATTAGTCGTGAAATCAAGATTTCTCATCGCTCCATAGACTGTTAACTCCATATCGTTAAATCTTTCAAAAGATTTATTATATCTGACTGCAATTCTTCCCTTTTGAGTTATGCGTTTGAAATCGCTTGAGACCGCCTGAAAATAAGCCTGTTGAGGATCTTCATCATATTCTTCTTTTGTAAGTGAGCCGGGAAGTTTTTGGAGTCCATCGGTGTAATTTCCAAAAACAGTAAGTGATGAAGTTGCATTCGGGAATGTCTGAAGAATTGTATTTAATAAATGTCTATACTCACTACTGTGCTGTCTATACCCTTGATAATTTCTATAGGTATATGATAAATAATAATTATAATTTTTATCTTTTAAGCCGAGCTTAAGTCCGTTTTGAAATAGACCAAATTGTCCTATTTCACTTGTAGAGCGGACAAAACTATTTGTAAAATTTATATCGGAAAGAAAATTTATGACACCACCTGGAGCATTGGTATATAAAGAGGAAAGGTTGCCTTTAACTACTTCGATTCCGCCGAGAGAAGTATAATCAATTCCGTCTATAGAAGTTTCACCATCAGGATCAGATTCGGGAATGCCGTCAAGCAAAACCCTTATGCCTCTGATTCCGGAATTTGACCGTGTTCCGAAACCCCTAATAGAAATACGAACATCATTTCCGTATCGCGTCTGAAGAAATAATCCCGGAACATCAGCAAGCAAATCCTTTGCCGTAACATTTCTCCCGTATCTAATTTCTTCTTTGCCAACACGAAATACTGAATACGGTATGTCGATAATTCTTTTAAATGTTCGTGTTCCTGTAATTACTATTTCTTGTAATTCACCTTTTAAGGTGTCTTCGGATTGCTGTTCATTTTTTTCTCTTTCTTCTTCATTCTCATCTTCATAATTCTGAGAATATGCAATAGAAGAATACAAACATAGTACAAAAAATAAGAACAGAGTAAAAATAAGTTTATACATTCAGGTTAGGTATATATTTTTAAAACTATTTGATAATATTATTTATTCATTAATAATCACTAACGGTTTATTATTCACCGGGTTTTCAATAATTTTAACTTTCACATTAAATACATCTTCAATCATTTCTTTGTTTAGCTCATCTTTAATGTCATAATTGTATCTCAATTCACCGGCTTTCATAAATAAAATCCTGTCAGCGTAATTGAGAGCAAGATTAATGTCATGCAGAACTGCAATCACAATCATATTGTGATGTATGTACGATTTTGCTATACGCAAAATTTCATGTTGAAAATGTAAATCCAAATTTGAGACAGGTTCATCAAGTAATAAAATTCTGCTTGGAAAATTTGAGTCTTCCCATATCTGAGACAAAACTCTTGCAAATTGAACTTTCTGAGACTCGCCTCCCGAAAGAGTATTGTAATTTCTTTCCTTAAAATTCTGAATCTGCAATAACTTTATTGCCGCGGAAATTATTTCCCAATCTTTTACTGCCGGTGATGTTTTAAAATAAGGGTATCTTCCCATCATAATTATTTCCTCAACAGTCAACGGAAACGAAACATCATAATGTTGGGAAAGAACCGCTCTTATTTTGGCAAGTTCCAATTCGCTGAAATCTTTTATGTCTTTATCGTTAAGAAAAACATTTCCTTCTGAGGGACTCAAACTTCTAGCAAGCAAACGCAGCAAGGTTGATTTACCGGCTCCGTTCTGTCCCATTATAACAACAAACTCTCTCGGATTAAAATCTGATGTTACATCTTTTACGAGATAAAAATCATTTATACGATATGATAATTTATCAGTTTTAAGCATAGACGCCGCCTTTTCTGTTTTGCTTTTTCATTCTGCTTAACAAAAACAAAAATAACGGAGCACCTACGAAAGCTGTAATTATGCCTATTGGAATTTCAGCAGGGGCAGCAAGTGTGCGTGATAAGATATCAGCTCCAAGCATTATATCCCCACCGAGAAAAATCGTTCCAATCATTAAATAACGATTATCCGAACCTTTTATTAGTCTAAGTATATGCGGAACAATCAATCCCACAAAAGCTATAACACCAACCATCGAAGTTGCAACTGAAACCATTAGTGTATTAACAATGATCAACTTTAGTTTTAATCTTTCAACATTAATTCCGAGATATGATGCTTCTTCATCGCCTAATTGCAGCGCATTTAAATCTTTTGCGTAACGCAGATTATAGATAAAACATAGTATGGCAACAATTCCGACAATCATTACGGATTTCCAATCCGATGCTGCAAACGTTCCGAGATTCCAAAACGTAATCGACCTCGCCTGAGGGTCGCGAGCCATATAAGAAAGAAATCCCGTTCCTCCTGCAGCCATTGCGTTAACAGCCATTCCTGCAAGAATCATTGAAGTAACATTAACCTTTCCCATAACGTTCGAGAATTTATAAACAATGAAAGTTGCAGTTAATCCGAAAACGAATGCAGTGAAAGGCAGAAGAAAACTTCCGAGAAAATCTACTCTTGCAAAGAAAACCATTTGCCCGAATACAAAAATAAATGCCGCTCCGAGAGAAGCGCCAGCAGAAGTTCCGACAATTCCCGGCTCAACAATTGGATTTCTGAAAATTGACTGCATTATTGAACCTGACATGGAAAGAACTGCACCGACAATCAGACACATAAAAATTCTGGGAAGGCGAATATATAAAAATAAATTTTCGTAAACTGTATTATCGCTTTTACCGTAATTGCCCGTGATAACTGACGAAGCATATTGAAATATCTGGTCAAAAGTGAGTTTTACTGCACCTACTTTCGCAGATAAAATCATCAGGAAAATCATCAGGACAATAAAGAATGTATATATTGTTATGTTGCTGAACTTACTTAGTTTCATTATTTACAGGTTGGTGAATAAGCTCCATCATTTTCAAAACATTCTCGCCGGTTCGCGGACCAAAATAGACCAAATCGTGTTCTTCTATTCTATATATGCGTCCGTTCTTTGCAGCAGGCGTTAATTCAATGCCGGGAAGTTTTTTAAAATTTTCCAAACCGCCTGCTCTGTCAAAACCAAAATCCGTTGCAAGTATTACATCCGGCTGGCTTCTTACTACAGATTCAGGACTTAATAATCTGAATGAAACAGTATCGGCTGCATTTATTCCTCCTGCAAGGTTAATCATTTCGTTTGCGTTTCCTCTGTTTCCCATAACGAAATAATTATTATTTGCCTGTCCGAAGTGGATTATCATTACCCTTGGTTTTTCCTTAAGCTGATTTCTTTTTTCTTCAGCTTTTTTCAAATCTGCATCGAGCTTTGCATTTAATTCCTTTGCTTTATCTTCTTTTCCGTATTCTCTTCCCAATTCCAACAACAAATTTTTTGCATCATCTATTTTTGGAGTAGGTGAATATTCTTTTAAAGGAATCCCGATTTGCTTAAGCTGTTCTTTTATTGCATCAGGACCAATGCCGCCATTGTCAAAAACTACGGTCGGATTCAATGAAACAATGCCGTCTATCCCAAGCGCTCTGTGATAGCCAACGGTCGGCAATTTTTTAGCATCTTCGGGATAGGTAGATGAAATATCCACCCCGACAACTTTATCTGCAGCATCAAGCGCAAAAAGCATTTCGGTAAGCTGTTTTGAGACACAAACAATTCTCACTGAATCTTTTTTATCATCTGCAGTTTCTTTGTTGGAAAATCTTCCACATGAATAAATCGAAATAACTAAAACAAATATTACAATAAAATACTTTTTCATTTTCTTTAATTAAAAACTTTGTGCCGGAAGAAACCTCCCGACACAAAGTAGGAGGCAAGAATTAATTTATTGTATATTGGAACGATAAGCCGCCATAAAATGTGGCTTTATTCGGTCCGCTTATATAGAATCTCTTATCGTTTACATTCAGAAATAATTGCTGGTAATATGTTTCACCAAAAATGTTATCCGCTCCTGCATAAACGTCTATATAAATGTTTTGTGCAATAGATCTTCTCAAACCGAGCTTTGCATTAAACAAGCTGAATGCTTTCGCGTTATTAACATTATCAAATGTAAGAGGAGTTTTATCTCTGAACATAAAAGTAAGATTTGTATATATACCCGGTTGTGTTTCAACGTCAAGCCCGGCATTGAATACATTTGGTGCAACGCCCGGAACTTTTAATCCATTGTAATTCTTTGTTGCTGAATCGTTATTATTATTGCTTTTGAAATCCACGTTTGTGAAATCACTATATGTATATGTAGCGAACGGTCTGACAAGAGTGATGAACTGAAGCGTCGTTGGCACATAGGCATATGAAAGAGCTACTTCAAATCCTCTGTAACGGACTTCACCTGCATTTGTTGTAATTGAATATGCAGGAACACCGTTTGCAGCAGCAAAGTTTTGTGTCACAAGTTTATTTGTGACATTCATCTGGAATGCAGCAAGCTGATAATTCAAATTTCTATTAAGCAAACTTCCTTTTGAACCGAACTCGATACTTAATGCTTTCTCAGGTTCTAAGTTATAATTAACTTTCCCAAGTTGTGTAATTAAAACCTGGCTTGTAGAAGGGGGTGAGTAACCAGTACTTAAGCTTCCATAAAATGAAACCATATCATTAATTGTCTGATTTATTGCAACTCTCGGAGTAATTATCGGGTCAAATCTTTTGTATCCCGACATATTTACGTGAGTTGATGATTGTGCAATCATATCATTCACTGTGTATTCAATAAAGTTAATGCTTGAGCCAACGGTAAATAAAGTTGTTGGTGTAATATTTACATCTGCTTGTCCGAATACATTATATGTCATCGGCTTAATTTCCTGGTCACCCCTTAAAGCACCAAGCACATTATTAGTTAAAGCATACGACTGGGCAAAATTTACGTTCTTAAAAAACTCACCGCCGAATACGAAATTGGAACGCATTTTTCCAAGCATTGGGGTAAAACTGAACGTAGTTCTTGCACCGTATTTTGAGCGGTTTGCTCTTGTTAAACCGGCTGCTGAAGGCTGGTCATTGAAAAAGAAACCCGTAAAGAAGCTGGTTTTATTAACGAAAAGTGGTGAGAAAATGTGTTCATAAGAAACGGTTAGGCGTGAACTTTCATTTCTTATGTGAGCGTCATTCTTTATATAGTTAGAATCTGCAAGGGATGCATTATTATAAAAACTTGCACTGTCCAACTCACCGGCT
Protein-coding regions in this window:
- a CDS encoding iron ABC transporter permease; amino-acid sequence: MKLSKFSNITIYTFFIVLMIFLMILSAKVGAVKLTFDQIFQYASSVITGNYGKSDNTVYENLFLYIRLPRIFMCLIVGAVLSMSGSIMQSIFRNPIVEPGIVGTSAGASLGAAFIFVFGQMVFFARVDFLGSFLLPFTAFVFGLTATFIVYKFSNVMGKVNVTSMILAGMAVNAMAAGGTGFLSYMARDPQARSITFWNLGTFAASDWKSVMIVGIVAILCFIYNLRYAKDLNALQLGDEEASYLGINVERLKLKLIIVNTLMVSVATSMVGVIAFVGLIVPHILRLIKGSDNRYLMIGTIFLGGDIMLGADILSRTLAAPAEIPIGIITAFVGAPLFLFLLSRMKKQNRKGGVYA
- a CDS encoding T9SS type A sorting domain-containing protein; the protein is MKTFAKHIIILILFFYSEVSLSQYVNYRIHPSGNVQIEPSIVKHPLNSSIFFTSAYTLSGALRSEGTYTSTDGGTTWFGTDTCQGAPITSGHGGDPGPIIDKNGVFILTHQGGIIAGMYGNYSINLGINWSSNSIIATNDQDKGNPGTDDVPNSPFYGRTYLAWTKFTSPLPVVISYTTNSGMSWVPYIQVNNTPAGHQSLAPYVVSGPGGILYTTWAAVITNSPFNEDFIGFGKSTNGGNNWNVNESAYDCNGIKTSTLAPWDIRVNGYPIMDVDKTGGNRNGWIYIVTAERNSPPAGADPDIIFHRSSDGGNTWSPGIRVNQDPLNNGRSQFFPFITVDENGGLNVVYYDNRNSPDSVEVFISHSNNGGDTWTDTKISDHKFKPKAVGGTGAGNQGDNIGMIYSNGFLFPVWMDNSTGIYQVWTAKVDLTTIDVKTISDNIHDKFSLYQNYPNPFNPSTIIRFDLTKNSFVKLEVFDITGKRITELVNGDLQADSYEKEFDASMLGSGIYFYKIKVENFVETKRMVLIK
- a CDS encoding TonB-dependent receptor is translated as MYKLIFTLFLFFVLCLYSSIAYSQNYEDENEEEREKNEQQSEDTLKGELQEIVITGTRTFKRIIDIPYSVFRVGKEEIRYGRNVTAKDLLADVPGLFLQTRYGNDVRISIRGFGTRSNSGIRGIRVLLDGIPESDPDGETSIDGIDYTSLGGIEVVKGNLSSLYTNAPGGVINFLSDINFTNSFVRSTSEIGQFGLFQNGLKLGLKDKNYNYYLSYTYRNYQGYRQHSSEYRHLLNTILQTFPNATSSLTVFGNYTDGLQKLPGSLTKEEYDEDPQQAYFQAVSSDFKRITQKGRIAVRYNKSFERFNDMELTVYGAMRNLDFTTNTLYSVRKKNIFGSTGRYVNKMPVFGRDNEFSAGVDYFFVSGPLTAFNNVNGQPGDELRSENQESQYNLGFYFQDQINLIQGKLYFLTSGRFDKVDFQNDDDLFRQRNSQRSFQKFTPKFAFNYKLNPNNAVYTSYGFGFDTPSSSELENYPGSSNNGFTTLNPDLNPQSSRNFELGIKGEFVDKSRKVLRKAFYEVTFFNTQIDDEIIPFVLSDKTYFRNAAKTNRTGIELGLKFEPLRKFDVILNYTFTNFVYDEYIARTYDSIGTPVDVNYSGNRVPSVPQHLINFIAEHEFEITEHVEGLFIFDCDYVSKMFVDDQNSESTNSYFYANFLAGINYNIGNLGLILSGGVNNIFNKKYVGFININANPEFPLNQRRYYEPGDPRNFYLNLNASFRL
- a CDS encoding ABC transporter substrate-binding protein, encoding MKKYFIVIFVLVISIYSCGRFSNKETADDKKDSVRIVCVSKQLTEMLFALDAADKVVGVDISSTYPEDAKKLPTVGYHRALGIDGIVSLNPTVVFDNGGIGPDAIKEQLKQIGIPLKEYSPTPKIDDAKNLLLELGREYGKEDKAKELNAKLDADLKKAEEKRNQLKEKPRVMIIHFGQANNNYFVMGNRGNANEMINLAGGINAADTVSFRLLSPESVVRSQPDVILATDFGFDRAGGLENFKKLPGIELTPAAKNGRIYRIEEHDLVYFGPRTGENVLKMMELIHQPVNNETK
- a CDS encoding TonB-dependent receptor; amino-acid sequence: MKKLISFLMLSFFITVNLNAQSVLTGVVRDLQNNQPIPSAIIKIVGGTETGTTNDDGMFRINYSSNFSKILVSAIGYQGREISVADKTKELLVLLESTNLSTSEIQVEGYLNNRKNIETPGSIGLLSKQDLNRTNGINIQNAVNLIPGVDMQFRTIGAGSRMIIRGYGNQTNFNGIGYKAYYNDVPLTDADGSTVLDDVDFTNLTNVEVYKGPSSSIYGTGIAGVLNMRSDKAPLGTNIIQRGLAGSYGLWRTNTGIGTGTDKYNIFGNYGHQNYSGFRTHSASNEDFALMNGNVYIDNRNTLSFFGNYSYTFNELAGELDSASFYNNASLADSNYIKNDAHIRNESSRLTVSYEHIFSPLFVNKTSFFTGFFFNDQPSAAGLTRANRSKYGARTTFSFTPMLGKMRSNFVFGGEFFKNVNFAQSYALTNNVLGALRGDQEIKPMTYNVFGQADVNITPTTLFTVGSSINFIEYTVNDMIAQSSTHVNMSGYKRFDPIITPRVAINQTINDMVSFYGSLSTGYSPPSTSQVLITQLGKVNYNLEPEKALSIEFGSKGSLLNRNLNYQLAAFQMNVTNKLVTQNFAAANGVPAYSITTNAGEVRYRGFEVALSYAYVPTTLQFITLVRPFATYTYSDFTNVDFKSNNNNDSATKNYNGLKVPGVAPNVFNAGLDVETQPGIYTNLTFMFRDKTPLTFDNVNNAKAFSLFNAKLGLRRSIAQNIYIDVYAGADNIFGETYYQQLFLNVNDKRFYISGPNKATFYGGLSFQYTIN
- a CDS encoding heme ABC transporter ATP-binding protein, which encodes MLKTDKLSYRINDFYLVKDVTSDFNPREFVVIMGQNGAGKSTLLRLLARSLSPSEGNVFLNDKDIKDFSELELAKIRAVLSQHYDVSFPLTVEEIIMMGRYPYFKTSPAVKDWEIISAAIKLLQIQNFKERNYNTLSGGESQKVQFARVLSQIWEDSNFPSRILLLDEPVSNLDLHFQHEILRIAKSYIHHNMIVIAVLHDINLALNYADRILFMKAGELRYNYDIKDELNKEMIEDVFNVKVKIIENPVNNKPLVIINE